aaagaaactctgataggaagacaTCTGGTAGACCCAAAGTCGTCATCCAATCAGAAGACTAGTTTCTGAGGGTCAGCAACTTGTGTgataggcgcctcacagcacagtAGCTTCAAGCATTGCTTAACGGTGGTCGTTAAAAGCAAATCTAAGTTTCTActatgaagaggagactttgtgctgcggGTTTGACAGGGCAGGAAGAaaaccattccttaaaggacaaaatactgTAGGTCCTTGAAATACATCTTCACCATTTTAGATCAATTATTGCATTTCAACTaactaaatttgaagaaaaaccgagctgttctaaaacttttgattgGTAGTGCAAATTCTTTTGTTCTTTAccaatgttttaaatttaatgttagATTTTTATATATGGTAATCATAAATTGCTATATTTCTCCCTTGGGACAAGTAAAGTATGATCAATCATTCTAATAAAAATGCAGTCTTTCAGCTTTCTGGCCAATAGTGGTATACATTTAAGAAAGAGACAATGCCTTTGTACCATACTCTTGAACAAATATCATTTTAATCAAGATTTTGTACAGCCCTTTTACCAAAGAAAGCCTGTGTAGTGTTGTATTGTAGCTAGTTATTATTAGTGGTAGGGTTGTGGGGTTTTGGATTCAAATCCCGCACCTGGTCATTATTTTTCTGGAACTTGCACATTGTGTTTGTATCTTGGATGTGTTTTTCTCTGAGTAACCCACTTtacctctcacatcccaaaagaTATAAGGGTTAGTTAGCTGGCAACATCGGATTGACCCCAGTGTGTATGTATTCTGCAGTAGTCTCCTGCTGTTGGCCACCCTGTATCAACTGTGTGAATGCATGTATGCATATAAAGTACGTAATTTTAATTGGCCGGTTTTGCAATAAATGATCAAACAGAAGAACTCGTTGCTTTTAAATACATGCACATTTAGGAGTTGAGATGAAATGTTGGGTGCATGTGTACTTTCTGGcctttctgaatttattttttattcttctttgttaTAATTTTAGAATCTGTTTTCCCCAACCCCCCCATATTCTTAATAGGTTCCTCATGAAAACACTAAATGCCTATGGAGATGATTATAGAAGTGCCCAGCTAGCTATCCCATTGGAGGTAATTAAAGCAAATTGACCCATTTCCATTCCATAATAGCCTTTTAATATAAGTGACGTCTTTTGAGATGTCTGTTATATAGTATATTTGTATTCATTCTTTGTGTTCCCTCAATAATCTTCAAATCTGTGTACACCCAAGGAAGAAGTGAGCTGTACGACTGATCCATCTCACTGTATGGATGGAGAGTGCCTTGAAGAACCCAGTGCTTCATCTCCTTCTAGTCTTCTACAATCAACACCCATCATTAAAAGAAAACGACATAGAGGCTTAAAAGACAGAGATAGAGATCTTTTAGTAAGTGAACATATTTTTGGTTATTTAACACTCCCAAGCTTACGTTTAAGAAGAATTACATTAGTCCTATGTAGACTAGGATGATCTTTTAATATTGTTTCATTGGGTAGTCGGAATGCGATTCAATGATAACATTGCTTGTACTGtagaatgaaaatatatatatatatatatatatatatatatatatatatatatatatatatatatatatatatatatatatatatatatatatatatatatatatatatatatatatatatatatatatatatatatatatatatatatatataattatttattattttttttttttttttactaggatGGCGATGTTCCTAATTTATCAGATTCTGCCTTCACTGGATATTGTGGTGAGAGCCCAGCAACAGATTTTACTTAAGTTGACCACACCGTTTGAGAGGTTTCCATAAGTGATTTGATGATGTTCTCTCCTGAGGAGAGTGGACACTTACTTTCTCTATTTTTGATGGCCATCActcgtttttgtttttgtgttatttatacaCTTTTTAATGAGCAAGCTtacttcttatgttttttttattgtaagatTTGAATGTTTCTCAATACAGAGTGAACATAACTCTTCATGAAATCACCCGAAACTCTGCTTCTGCTTttctgaagatcacagcattgcatggtttcctttcttttccatGCATCTTTTTTATTCCCTGTCATTGAGTCATATTATGTATTGTAAAAGAATTCTAAAATAGGGTTTAAAAAACTGTCTATCCAGtaacatttaatataataaagtttttcttcatttattgtgAATGTTTCTGAGgagtgtttttaattgttttgacaactgttttatgccatttttgaCATTCTGAGTCCAATGTTTATAAATGTTGGTACATTGATACAGGAGAAAACCTTACCTTTACCcttttcttataataataataataattaaattatattatatagtgcctttcccatgctcaaggtgcttcacagagtctcattaAGAAAtagcaggtatatgtaacattggatacaaatgtttcctgaatagaacattgCAACAAATAGTTGCATGATATACAaaggcattaaatagaataaaagacagtaaaccaaagtaaaatactaaattcaatactaaaagaaagcctatcaaataacatcatttgtgatataactgACACACAAATTTATAcagaggaagactgaaagagaGGGCAGATTGTCCGGTTAAGTTaaacgccttcctgaacagatgagttttcagttgtttttcaacaaaaagaataaatgggGTCACCTGATATCATTAATTTCTGGAGGTCATCCCAAAGTCTGcatgctatacagctgaaggtcctgtcacccatagagtgcaggtcagtgtgaggcacaacaagactGCCAGAATCGGAGGAtagcatagtgatttagaaggtactgatgtagtccggtgcaaggccatttaaagctttgtaggttgttaagagaattttatattcaatcctttaggacacagggagccagtggaggtgaagcaggatgAGTGTGATGTGCTCGTTGTTGCTGGTCtgtgttaggactcttgcagcagagttttgaatcaactggagctgtgatataaggtTTGCAGTGGCACCTGCCAGTTGGGAATACAAAAAGTACCTACAATAAACATGTGAGCAGTTAAATAaagtagcctggtctgatgaatcacattttcttttagatcatgtggacagtCGTTGTGTGTGCATAGTTTACctagggaagagatggcagcaggatgcactgtgGGTAGAAGGTGAGTCAGCAGATGCAGTGAGATGCTCTAGGAAATGTTCTCCTAGGAAACCTTGGGTCTTGACATTCATGTGAGTGTTATTCTGGCATGTGCCACCAACCTGTTGCAGACCACaaacaccccttcatggcaacagcTATTCCCTTTAAGCAGTGGCCTCTTTTAGCAGGATAATGTGTCCTTccatactgaaaaaaaattgctcaggaatggtttgaggaacatgacaaattccccagatctcaatccgattgaacatacgtgctggaaaaacaagtttgATCAAGGTTCCACCTCACATCTTAGAGGCCTTAAAGGATCTACTGCTGACATCTTGGTGCAGACACCACAGGACACCTCCAGAGGTCTTGTGAAGTCCAAGTTAGATCTGCTTTGGTGGCACAAGGGGTACctgcacaatattaggcaggcGGATTTAATGTTGTGCCTGATCGTTGAATTTATACACACTGTTAATATTATGATTGGCTGTTTTGAAATCTTAATGTGTAGATAGAAACGGTCTCTGAACCTAATGGGACAAGTGCCAGTGGTCCTATACTGTTTGCTAGAAGGGAGGAATGAGAAAAGTGGCTCTGCAGGAAGGCTGGAGCCTTTTACAAAACTATTTGCCTTTCTAAGACGGTGTGCGTTGTATACCTGTACATCGTGAAgagaaggcagctgggtgccagtaatattTTGTACCGGCTTCACTATTCTACCGTGCACCTGTATCTtgtgagaacagatggagaaatgtgaGTTGCCCTCAGACGTCGGAGAAAGTAGAGGCATTAGTGAGGCTCCTTTGCAAGAGCCAACTGTGTTTTGCCCACTTCAGTTGATCAGTCATGGGtactccaagaaatttaaagctgctctCTCTATCAATGACATTATGGAGCATCAGTTAACAGATAGCAGCATGAGTTTGTTGGAAGATATGTTGACAGAATCAACCATCACTTCAAAGACAGGAAGCCAGAGAAGAGTGGTGGAAGAaggcaagtcaggaaacaaaggTTAAGGTGTAAGAGTAAGATTTAATAGAGTCTGTAGTcttacagttaaataaaataattcgAGGAACAAATATAACACATTACTCTATTTCTCCCTGGGTTTTGGAAGACACCATGTTCAAATAAGCGCAgtgtgtgagagaataatttggtGGTAACAGTAGTTAGGTATTTCGGTTTGCAGggcacattgaaatatataagcattagTTTGTTATCCTGAAATGGTTAAGTACCCAAGAGACAAGGATGCTCCAGAGAAGAGTTGATGTCGTACACAAAGTGTATACATGGGGATAACTAAGAGAGctgtcctgtaaacaacaagactggacaAAATTTCAAGGGTAATGACGAAACCTAAAGGATATGAAAAGatcaagaatataatgaaatagccttttctctctattataaaaaaaatactggaagGGAGATTATGGAGACGAGActtgatcttcttggaagacaatttgacgtccatgcgagagacactttaacgccacgcaaagacaatttgacgtcccgcgagagacactttaacatcacacgagacaaggcagtgagaccacatttaaaacaagttcaaggacaactaaccaagcagttgttggaatgcctttgacagacacacttcatgtgctacccagctcttaaaacaatgacacgCGATTAGCATAGCATGCTGTAGCAACAGCAGCAAGCGAGCAGATGATCAGACTGCttttccttagcatgcgttcattAACCCCTTTGCGCAACATGaatggcagagatgcgaagtggcaaaaggacagctgcagtgcaggcttttaaatgattgatgtgcAGTGCGACAAAAAGAACACGTAGCTTGCCAGCAGCAAAAGAAAGACAGCAGATTATCTGACgccatctccttagcgtgtgttcagcctctttcacaacacaagcagcgttatacgtccttcgagaaagatttaaccacgcctggggccggaaaaaaaggacaagtattgtttttacaaaagttttaaagtaaaagtgaaaataatgcatatgtaacaattcccacgaaaataacaatctctttaaattgtatattcggtaaaccaaacccggggatgggcaagtgaagcgagcagggggcggagccccctagtattttaaaatttaaaccaacaaaccaatcagagtaaatgtcagcACTGTTCTGTAAATTCGGTTGTTTGTAAACTAGACCTCTGCCCTTATTattttgaccattctgatcattttgTAGCAGACTACAGTGGTGGATGCTCCTTCTTACTGCACTTGCTGTTAAGAGATAACTAAAGACACAAAGAACTTCGCAGCACCAAAGATTGTACACTTTACTACagtattacagtggtgtgaaaaactatttgcccccttcctgatttcttattcttttgcatgtttgtcacacaaaatgtttctgatcatcaaacacatttaactattagttaaatataacacaagtaaacacaaaatgcagtttttaaatgatggttttattatttagagaaaaaaatccaaacctacatggccctgtgtgaaaaagtaattgccccttgttaaaaataacctaactgtggtgtatcacacctgagttcaatttccgtagccacccccaggcctgattactgccacacctgtttcaatcaagaaatcacttcaataggagctgcctgacacagagaagtagaccaaaagcacctcaaaagctagacatcatgccaagatccaaagaaattcaggaacaaatgagaacagaagtaattgagatctatcagtctggtaaaggttataaagccatttctaaagctttgggactccagtgaaccacagtgagagccattatctacaaatggtaaaaacatggaacagtagtgaaccttcccaggagtggctggccgaccaaaattaccccaagagcgcagagacgactcatccgagaggtcacaaagaccccaggacaacgtctaaagaactgcaggcctcacttgcctcaattaaggtcagtgttcacgactccaccataagaaagagactgggcaaaaacggcctgcatggcagatttccaagacgcaaaccactgttaagcaaaaagaacattagggcttgtctcaattttgctaagaaacatctcaatgattgccaagactttggtgaaaataccttgtggactgatgagacaaaatttgaactttttggaaggcaaatgtcccgttacatctggcgtaaaaggaacacagcatttcagaaaaagaacatcaaaccaacagtaaaatatggtggtggtagtgtgatggtctggggttgttttgctacttcaggacctggaaggcttgctgtgatagatggaaccatgaattctaatgtctaccaaaaaatcctgaaggagaatgtccggccatctgttcgtcaactcaagctgaagcaatcttgggtgctgcaagagGACAATGACACataacacaccagcaaatccacctctgaatggctgaagaaaaacaaaatgaagactttggagtggcctagtcaaagtcctgacctgaatccaattgagatgctatggcatgaccttaaaaaggcggttcatgctagaaaaccctcaaataaagctgaattacaacaattctgcaaagatgagtgggccaacatTCCTCCAGAGCgacgtaaaagactcattgcaagttatcgcaaacgcttggcggtggcccaaccagttattaggttcagggggcaattactttttcacacagggtcatgtaggtttggatttttttttctccctaaataaaaaaaaccatcatttaaaaactgcattttgtgtttacttaatggttaaatgtgtttgatgatcagaaacattttgtgtgacaaacatgcaaaagaataagaaatcaggaagggggcaaatagtttttcacaccactgtatgttttaaCGGACTTTAGCCtgcgttttttctttttaaaaggtttttgttcctggtatttttagatttttgtgtACTTTTATCCACTTGGTAGATTTTATATTGTCTGGTGTAACATAAGTTACagttgtttttcttgaaattgctGTGTTTACTCACCACCTAGTTAAAAGGAACCTGTGCACTACTATCTTTAAAGTTCAAGAGTTACCAGAGTCTTAATAAAACTGGGAGGCATAGTCGAATATTTTAACAGTGTTTAGGTTAGATtgcctgtaagtgtgaccagccATCTCTCACATTTCCTCAGAAAATGCCACTTCCACAGAGGATCCAAACATTTAAACTTATATGTGGCTCTGTCAACTGCTCCGAATGCCAAAGTTATCTACAAAGTAAACATGGCTGAATGGTCACCTAGAGGTAAACTGGGACAGGGCTTCCCAATGGAGACAaaagggaaagaaagagagagagagagaagaactatACATGAATCCACCATGTCACTGAGATATCAAGCAAGGACTGGAATCACCcacaatttgttttaatttcatgacttACTCGATGAAAAAGGTGGTCCAGGTCAATCTATTGTTCCTGGCTCAGGGTCAGGCTTCAGACAATTCCATTAGAAATAATCTTCCTTCATCATTTTTATGGCACCATGTAGTTGCAGGTGCTTCTCATGAACAGAAatagcaaaaacaacaaaaaaaatgcagatttttctCAGAAATTTACCTTTGTGGATGGAGTGAGTTTTAGGAATTCAAAGGGAAGGAAGATTTCAAAATCTGAGTCCTAACCAAAGTCTAGCACATGTTGTGTCGATGCACTGTCAAAGTTGTGATGGTACCTTTCTGAGTTGTGTCTTTAGGTAGCAGAATCATAAAAATGCATAGGGGTGTGAAGACCTTCGCAAGGTAGTGTGTCCATGTAAATATGATTATGTTTGTGAAGCTCAAGATGGTTTTTTATGtctagattttttaaatgttcggtcatcatttaaaatattgttttattataaattagGGATTCCTGGCATGTACTTCAGTTGTGTTTTAGTTACAAATAGTCTACAGCCTTGATTAGTTTTATAAATGAGCATTTATTGGAATTTCCTGAGCACATAATACACTTAATATCAGAATTCAGTGGTGCACAGCttgattttaaaaaaggaatgcactttaaaaaagaagaattttagtgAACTATTTCTAAACGTTCAGTATCATTCAATTCCAGAAAGATACCTCATAAATGTATAAAACTCACAGCCATTTATTGAATGATACAAGAGTAATGCACTTTGAAAGATAACTATTTAAAAGTTCAGTCAAATTCAATACAAATCACGGGTCAAATAAATAATGTGTACAAAAAATGATGCGAGAATGACTAACTCATAGCATTTGTCCAATATATAAATGATGACattataatcaaaaaaaaaagctagaCATAAGCTGCTTTTTGTAAATAGACAGATCACTAACTCAAAACCAACATCAGGTAGGCACCGCCAGCTATCATCATCTTTTGATTGTATACTCCTttgaaaagtcattttatttattataacaattcAATCCTACTTTCCAGTGCATTAGGTATTCTGTTTAACAGCATTTATTGACTCCTTCTCTAATTGTAATTTCTTTGTATGATAATTTATGATTTTCAATGATCATCTCTTGTTATGAGTtttccttttattcatttttgtttttttgacagcgTCTTTTGTTTGTTGATATTTTATGACGTGTTTTTGTGGGTGCTTGCATATTATTTATGGCAATGACCCCCACACGGTTCACACCACCACAATAAAACATGGTGGCTTGTATCCTAGCGTTTGTATCCAATCAATAAAAGCACAAACTTCCGAGAGTTTACTATTGTTCCCGAAAATGAATATTTAGTTAGCATTTTGGGcctttttgcctttgttttgaGTACATATTTGGCACAGCTTACTTGACTTGGCTTGCTTTTTACCATCTTAACCACAATAGGTGATACTTAGTTTGAAAggcaattattttgtattaattggtTTATTACTAATCATTTTACAAGTGTCAGATATGTATGATACAGCCATTCTTTTATTGTCATGGGCCTGTATAATCTCAGTTTGCTGCACTCATTAGCTTGGTATTGAATGCTCCCGTGCTCTGACCTCTGCCCGTTTATTGGCCATTCTTTTGCTTACTCTTTTAAAGGACTGTCATCTCTTAGTCTTTAAAATACCTTCACAGAGAATGTAAGTCAAAGATTTCATTGTTAAAAGGGATCTTTATTAAAATACctttataataaatgtttaagCAAAGAATCCAGGGATTGATAACACAACAGTAtgaggtcaagcttttagctaCAGGTCCCCTAGAGCTGCGGACTGATCTGCCTGCCTGTATAAGAGATGCTACTTCACTCTCGGCTTTTAAATCCCgggttgaagactcactactttagtctgaCTAGAGCTGTGGATTAGCTGTGCCTAACGCAGCTCTATTTGTCATTTACGTAAAATTACAAGAATTATAACTGCTGATAAGCATCCTCTGTCATGTTTCTATTTTCGGTGTGTTGCTGTGGCACTTACTGCCACTGCTGTACTGCCCAGCCATTACTTCTGCCCATGGGAAAGACTCCAGAGATACTGGGGGCTTTAGAAACAAGAGAAAATAATATTTGGTGGTCTTATTAGACTACACAGCACAGTCTTttaatattatactgtagaatgcccaggaaGAGGGTCTCTAGCATTTTGTGTCTGTACTGTTGGATTATAACCAACCATGGTGAAAAGTTTCCTTAGTAGCGCCACTGACTGGAGTTTCCATTTTCCTCTCCTCAGTTTTATAACAATAATATCAATATATGGATCTGCTGGATTTTACATATGCTTACTCTaatctgtatatatgtttgtattgtcacacacacgcacatgggaggcagtcaatggaCATTaccaaaccagggggtggcgatGTGCCCTGACACATTCTCTCTTTCTTCTACAGACCCTCAGATGGAAAACCCACCTGATCTCCCTTCCGGTTACAGCCCTTGAAACACACCCCTTCCCGTCAACCCACTATAAAGTCCCCATAGCATCCCACTCcattcagttctgttgtggactcagtCTGTTAAGACTACTCTGAAacgtttgttttgcctttttttgagtatatggggtggatccccaaaactttatcttggttttgttgtttcttcTTCCAGTATATAATATTGCAAAATTTGTATTTTAGCTGTAAACTTGTTAGTGCACCCTGAGCCTGTGCAGGATGAAGAGCACTAGACAAAAATGACTCGACTTGCTATGGACTGCATTGGCAATAATAGGTGACACAGGCTTTGAaaggtaactttaaaaaaatatcaattggCCCATTGCTAATGTGACCTTTTTACAAGTATCAGACAATGTGTGGTGTTGGATTATTATGGTCCAAAGTGATCCTGTATAATATCAGTTTTCAAAATCAATCTGTATTCATTAGTTTGTGATGGAGAATTACAAATGGAAAGTTGGTGAATCCTCGGCACAGCCACACTCTTGTGCCATGTTTATATAATCAAGCAAAtgtgacatattttaaaatagcttTTATTACCAATTAAACACTTCCATTTTCATTTACAAGGGGACTCAGTCCATCAGCTCCTTTTTTTGCTCCATTCGTCTTCAGACTTTGTTTTGACGTACTGCACGGATTTCTTTCCTTTAAAGGTAACTGTTTTGGATTTTTGTCAGCCAGACGCCACCTTTTGTACTGTATGCTTTCCTTTGAAGAAGTCTTCCTTATCAAATGCGACCAAATTTCACGTCATGCTTTGTTCCGTCTCTTACTGGCTGAACTGCATTTCCATACTGATCCATTCTCCTGGTTTATTTTGGAACCTCTTATATTACGGGCGGCACTTTATTAATAAGTGCACTGAACTGTGGCAGTTTGCTGAATTGCTCTGCTTTCTTAAAAAGATGGACAGGTGGATGAGGAGGAATGAttcaaaaatacaaagaggatACACAGACACATAATGTTGGGATTCTAGAGCTAAAAGTCACTCTGTTCATACACTTGTATTAAAATCCATTCTGGTGTCCCAAAGTGAGCTCTGCAACTTCACTGAGTGTAAAATTCAACCAGATCCACCGCCACAGAATGCTTTGAGTGCCTTTCTTCAGTTTATATAATGTCATTTATCAGTCTTCTAAAGTAGAGTCTGATTTTCTGGATGGTGAAGGTGGATCCTGGGCCGGGCTAACTGTGAAGCGTGACGATGTCAAGGCCGTCGATTCACTCTCCTTTTTTACAGGTGAGTCTTCTTTCATTTCCACATTTGTTTTCTCTTCTAGAAgttaatgaaaaacagaaagaaaatattgTGTCAGATTATTAATTCCAAATGCCAAGCACTTCAACAGTGAGCAGAAACTTGAATCTCAGGTAGGCTTTAAATGAGCTACAGTAGCAGCAAACGGATTTACAGTACATGAGTGTCTATCACAGGAAACACACCCGGTCAGTGAGGCAAAACCAATCATCATGAAACCTGCAGAGCAGCAAGAACCCCCCCACATATCCCAATCCAGGAGGGAGCCTGGGTCGCAAGCACTATGAAGCTGCATCTGTCACCTCATAGTTGTGACGTACTGAGAGCCTTTCTAGCTGCTTTCATGTGCTTTTCGTATTTATCTACTGTTTATTATCTGTCTCCTCTATTATGCATTACCATGTGACTTGTACTGTATGTGGCATCAAACATCTAAAGGGATAAAATGATTTGACTTACTTTGGCattgcagctgttgtgtccttgggcaagacacttaacctaccttgcctgctggtggttggtcggaaggattggtggcgccagtgttcggcagcctcacttctgtcagtgagccccagggcagctgtggctacatagtagcttatcatcaccagcgtatgaatgtgtgtgtgaatgggtgaatgactgttgtgttcaAACtaggggttcttgaactctagttaggcgctatatcaaatacaggccatttaccattttaccATTTGGCAAGTATAACTATTCGTTTGACACTCTTCTTGCTATTTCCACCAATTTTCGTAATTAGCTTGGACTTTTgcactttacatttttataattttaatcatccttctttttgtttaattttgcttttcgTTCCACCATTTTGCTCACTACAATCTGGACTAAAGGTTCTCAACCAGTGCGACATGAAGCATTACTGGAACACAGGGTAGCATCAAAAAAGCTAGGAGCAGCATGTGTGAGCAACAAAGAGAGCAGGATAGAGCCTCCCTTGGGCAAGAAaaagagagagcacgagagacCCCCACTACACGAGTGACAGAGAGAGTATGAGAGCATCCTACTacataagagaaagagagagtacgAGAGACCCCCACTGTATGAGTGAGAGAGAGTATGAGAGAATCCTACTacataagagaaagagagagtacgAGAGACCCCCACTGTATGAGTGACAGAATATGAGAGAATCCTACTacataagagaaagagagagtatgAGAGACCCCCACTATATGAGTGACAGAGAGAGTATGAGAGAATCCTACTacataagagaaagagagagtacgAGAGACCCCCACTGCATGAGTGACAGAGAGAGCCCCACTGGCACTGTACACGAGACAGAAACAGCACGAGAGAGTCCCACTTTGCAAGCGACAGACAGAGCCACACTATTCAAGAGGAAGACAGAGCAACAGACAGCCCACTGCATGAGTGACAGCGAGAGAATGAGAGAGCCCCACTGAGCAAAGTGACAGAAACAGCGCGACACAGCCCTGTTGCACAATAGGAAGAGGTAGAACCAGAGAGCGCCACTACATGTGAGAAAGACAGAGCACGAGAGAGCCCCACTGCATGAGTGATAGAATCAGCACAAGATATCCCAACTACACAAGCAACAGAAACAACACAGGCAAGCCCCATTGCTCAAGAGGAAGAGAGGGCATGGAGTACCCAGCAGCACAAGCAACAGAATCAAGATGAGAGAGCTGTACTGtgcaagaggaagagaaagcaccTGAGAGCCCCACTGTGcgtgagaaagagagaagagtaTGAGAGAGCCCTACTGAGCAAATCGACAGAAAGAGGACAAGATTGTTGCAGGAAGACAGAGCGCAAGAGTCTGTGTGAGAGGAACACGGAGACATTAAGTGGCTGTGCTTGGTCTCTTTgtctatgaggggccaaac
The nucleotide sequence above comes from Polypterus senegalus isolate Bchr_013 chromosome 18, ASM1683550v1, whole genome shotgun sequence. Encoded proteins:
- the tfpt gene encoding TCF3 fusion partner; protein product: MMDDFSDLTLPPLFGGHILEAELETEGVEFVDAGGVSENQVDEWKEKQKREIDRQKYLSLSRRCREIEQVNERILHRLHQVQKLTRQLKKERRFLMKTLNAYGDDYRSAQLAIPLEEEVSCTTDPSHCMDGECLEEPSASSPSSLLQSTPIIKRKRHRGLKDRDRDLLDGDVPNLSDSAFTGYCGESPATDFT